In Candidatus Contubernalis alkalaceticus, the following proteins share a genomic window:
- the speD gene encoding adenosylmethionine decarboxylase — translation MNALGRHVLAELYGCTPEVLNDLKKIEDIMVAAALEAGAEIREVAFHKFSPQGVSGVVVISESHLAIHTWPELGYAAVDIFTCGDTVDPWVSCDYIKVKFCAQNMAANEVKRGIFDFEVSHKQVVNQ, via the coding sequence ATGAACGCTTTAGGCCGTCATGTTTTAGCGGAGTTGTATGGTTGTACCCCAGAGGTGTTAAACGACCTAAAAAAAATAGAAGATATTATGGTAGCCGCTGCGTTAGAAGCTGGAGCTGAAATAAGAGAAGTAGCCTTTCATAAATTTAGTCCTCAGGGGGTTAGTGGGGTTGTGGTGATATCAGAATCTCATTTGGCAATTCATACATGGCCGGAACTAGGTTATGCAGCAGTGGATATATTCACCTGCGGCGATACTGTCGACCCGTGGGTTTCATGCGACTACATTAAAGTTAAATTCTGCGCTCAGAATATGGCTGCCAATGAAGTTAAGCGTGGAATTTTTGATTTTGAAGTGTCTCATAAACAGGTGGTA